Proteins co-encoded in one Nicotiana sylvestris chromosome 7, ASM39365v2, whole genome shotgun sequence genomic window:
- the LOC138873538 gene encoding uncharacterized protein: MEKFRPYLMGAKVIVHTDHTALRYLMIKKDSKSRLMRWVLFLQEFDLEIVDRKGSENQVADHLSRLEVEGRPRDGLEINDSFPNEQLLFVSVNSMPWFTNVANFLVTSIVSCELSCNQRKKLKRDSLNYYWDEPYLFKICNDGVIQRCVLKEEKMSILDACHSSPYGGHHGGARTASKVLSCGFYWLTLYKDAGELVKRYDEC; this comes from the coding sequence ATGGaaaagtttaggccttatctcatgggtgccaaggtgatagttcatactgACCATACAGCACTCCGCTACTTGATGATAAAAAAGGATTCTAAGtctcggttgatgagatgggttctattTCTCCAAGAGTTTGACCTCGAGATTGTTGATCGAAAagggagtgaaaaccaagtggcagaccacttgtcccgcttggaggtgGAGGGGAGGCCCCGTGACGGCCTtgaaattaatgattcattcccCAATGAGCAACTCCTCTTCGTATCTGTGAATAGCATGCCTTGGTTCACGAATGTTGCCAACTTTCTTGTGACCAGTATTGTTTCGTGTGAGCTCTCTtgtaaccaaaggaagaagcttaaacgggatagcttgaactactattgggatgagccttatttgtttaaaatttgtaatgatggtgtgattCAGAGATGTGTTCTGAAAGAGGAGAAAATGAGTATTCTggatgcttgtcattcctctccctacggtggtcatcatggCGGGGCAAGGACAGCTTCAAAGGTACTTAGCTGTGGTTTTTATTGGCTTACATTGTACAAGGATGCgggtgaacttgtgaagagatatGATGAGTGTTAG